In the genome of Verrucomicrobiia bacterium, one region contains:
- the rplM gene encoding 50S ribosomal protein L13 gives MKTYIPRQSEIEKKWYVVDVGGAVFGRAITKIATLLRGKGKPMFTPHMDTGDFVIVLNADKIRLTGKKEKVKTYFHYTGYPEGARFKTFDKFRDEKPEELIRQGVRGMLPKNKLGRKLINHLHVYRGAEHPHKAQKPTVLSLS, from the coding sequence ATGAAGACCTATATACCGAGGCAATCGGAAATTGAGAAGAAGTGGTACGTGGTGGACGTCGGCGGAGCCGTGTTTGGCCGGGCGATTACCAAAATTGCCACCCTTTTGCGCGGCAAGGGGAAACCGATGTTCACCCCGCATATGGACACGGGGGATTTTGTCATCGTTCTAAACGCCGACAAAATCCGGCTGACCGGGAAAAAGGAGAAGGTGAAAACCTATTTCCACTACACCGGCTACCCGGAAGGGGCGCGGTTCAAAACCTTTGACAAATTCCGGGATGAAAAGCCGGAGGAGCTTATCCGCCAGGGGGTGCGGGGGATGCTGCCCAAAAACAAATTGGGGCGGAAGTTAATCAACCATCTGCATGTCTATCGCGGCGCGGAACACCCCCACAAGGCGCAGAAACCGACCGTTTTGAGTTTGAGTTAA
- the rpsB gene encoding 30S ribosomal protein S2, producing MSAIDLKEMLEAGVHFGHQTRRWNPKMKKFIFDSKNGIYLIDLEKTAAALQKAREVVRQTVAAGGSLLFVGTKKQAKEVIEREAARAGAFYVTERWLGGMLTNFSTIKQSIKRLKDIERMQQDGTLEKITKKEGLELRREAEKLVKVLGGIREMNRIPHLVYVVDTKKEKIVVAEANKLGIPVIAIVDTNSDPDLITYPIPGNDDSLRAIALITKELADGAVEGRMALKDKQEEEASRRKERDAKEKEMREAREKEFRAAKEKEKEVKAK from the coding sequence ATGTCTGCCATTGATTTGAAGGAAATGCTGGAGGCCGGGGTGCATTTCGGCCACCAGACCCGCCGCTGGAACCCCAAGATGAAAAAATTCATCTTCGACTCCAAAAACGGCATCTATCTCATCGACCTGGAAAAAACCGCCGCCGCCTTGCAAAAGGCGCGGGAGGTCGTCCGCCAAACCGTCGCTGCGGGCGGCAGTTTGCTTTTCGTCGGCACCAAAAAACAGGCCAAGGAGGTCATTGAGCGGGAAGCGGCGCGGGCGGGGGCGTTTTACGTCACGGAGCGCTGGCTGGGGGGGATGCTCACCAATTTTTCCACCATCAAGCAGTCCATCAAGCGTTTGAAGGATATCGAGCGGATGCAGCAGGACGGGACGCTGGAAAAAATCACCAAAAAAGAGGGCTTGGAACTGCGGCGTGAGGCGGAGAAGTTAGTCAAGGTTTTGGGCGGCATCCGGGAGATGAACCGGATTCCGCATTTGGTTTACGTCGTCGATACAAAGAAGGAAAAAATAGTCGTGGCGGAGGCGAACAAGCTGGGCATTCCGGTCATCGCCATCGTCGATACCAACTCCGACCCGGACTTGATTACCTATCCCATTCCCGGCAACGACGATTCGCTCCGGGCGATTGCCCTAATCACCAAGGAACTGGCGGACGGGGCGGTGGAGGGGCGGATGGCCTTGAAGGACAAGCAGGAGGAGGAGGCCTCCAGGCGGAAGGAGCGGGACGCGAAGGAGAAGGAGATGCGGGAGGCGCGGGAAAAGGAATTCCGGGCGGCAAAAGAGAAAGAGAAGGAAGTCAAGGCAAAATGA
- the rpsI gene encoding 30S ribosomal protein S9 yields MAELLASTVGRRKNATMRIWVTPGSGIIKVNNRMLAEYLGKRQSLIMSVFSPLEVTGNMGKYDVRARANGGGISAQAEALRLALSRALAAINPDQKKALKTNGFLTRDPREVERKKYGLVKARKRYQYSKR; encoded by the coding sequence ATGGCAGAACTTTTAGCATCCACAGTCGGACGGCGCAAAAACGCCACGATGCGCATTTGGGTGACGCCGGGGTCGGGAATCATCAAAGTCAACAACCGGATGCTGGCGGAATATCTGGGCAAACGGCAGTCGCTGATAATGTCGGTTTTCTCGCCGCTCGAAGTGACCGGCAACATGGGGAAATACGACGTCCGGGCGCGGGCGAATGGGGGAGGAATTTCGGCGCAGGCCGAGGCGTTGCGATTGGCTTTGTCCCGCGCGCTGGCGGCCATCAACCCGGACCAGAAGAAGGCGCTGAAGACCAACGGATTTTTGACGCGCGACCCGCGGGAAGTGGAACGGAAGAAGTACGGGCTGGTGAAGGCGCGCAAACGCTACCAGTACTCCAAGCGCTAA
- a CDS encoding PD-(D/E)XK nuclease family protein, with amino-acid sequence MERNGWKLAPSDFGFLWQECRRCFYLKAVGGFLRPKMIMPKVFTIIDSQMKDHFMGKRTEAISTNMPNGIIEHAGKRVESLPISIKGFSTPCFIRGNFDTVVRFDDNSFGVIDFKTSQVKPEHVSNYARQLHAYAYALENPAEGRFGLNPVSKLGLLMFEPSLFSNASGGTASLSGSLTWVELPRDDNAFLDFLADVLAVLDQPLPPDPSPSCQWCEYRETSRQFPY; translated from the coding sequence ATGGAACGAAACGGCTGGAAACTTGCTCCCTCCGATTTCGGATTTCTTTGGCAAGAATGTAGGCGGTGTTTTTATTTGAAGGCCGTTGGCGGATTTCTGCGACCAAAAATGATTATGCCAAAGGTCTTTACCATTATAGATTCCCAGATGAAAGACCATTTTATGGGTAAACGAACCGAAGCGATTTCAACAAACATGCCAAACGGAATAATAGAACACGCAGGGAAACGTGTTGAGTCCCTGCCAATTTCAATCAAAGGGTTTTCGACTCCCTGTTTTATTCGTGGAAATTTCGACACTGTCGTTAGATTTGATGACAATAGCTTTGGAGTTATCGACTTCAAAACTTCTCAAGTTAAACCGGAGCACGTTTCAAACTATGCTCGTCAACTCCATGCCTACGCATATGCTTTGGAAAACCCTGCAGAAGGCAGGTTTGGATTGAACCCGGTATCTAAACTGGGGCTTTTGATGTTTGAACCTTCGCTCTTTTCGAACGCATCAGGCGGCACTGCATCATTATCAGGCAGCCTTACTTGGGTTGAGCTTCCTCGGGACGACAACGCTTTTTTAGATTTCCTTGCTGACGTGCTTGCAGTTCTGGACCAACCTCTTCCACCCGACCCATCACCCTCTTGTCAGTGGTGTGAGTACAGGGAAACAAGCAGACAATTCCCCTATTAA